A window of the candidate division WOR-3 bacterium genome harbors these coding sequences:
- a CDS encoding peptidoglycan-associated lipoprotein, which translates to MKKTNLTVTVLAGSLCLLVLAGCPKKAVVTPGQPAQRPVPEETDAGVGFEWNLGSINFDFDRSDIRPGDATTLQGNYDQMRTAAARNQNPGITIEGYCDPVGTAEYNMALGMRRAEAAKAYLVRLGASGNQLTTISYGEEKLVTQDERQFELNRRCEFKVAR; encoded by the coding sequence ATGAAGAAGACAAACCTGACCGTGACCGTTCTAGCCGGCAGCCTGTGTCTGCTCGTGCTGGCCGGTTGCCCGAAGAAGGCCGTAGTGACGCCCGGACAGCCGGCGCAGAGACCGGTGCCGGAGGAAACCGACGCGGGTGTCGGATTCGAGTGGAACCTTGGGTCAATCAACTTCGACTTCGACCGGTCGGACATCAGGCCGGGTGACGCCACGACACTGCAGGGCAACTACGACCAGATGCGGACGGCTGCCGCCAGGAATCAGAATCCTGGCATCACCATTGAGGGCTACTGCGACCCTGTGGGTACCGCCGAGTACAACATGGCCCTCGGTATGCGCCGGGCCGAGGCCGCCAAGGCTTACCTGGTCAGGCTGGGAGCCAGCGGGAACCAGCTCACGACTATCAGCTACGGCGAGGAGAAGCTGGTGACTCAGGACGAGCGGCAGTTCGAGCTCAACCGCCGCTGCGAGTTCAAGGTCGCCAGGTAA